One part of the Nocardioides zeae genome encodes these proteins:
- a CDS encoding TetR family transcriptional regulator, with product MAAVRYHRETVVARAVEVLDRFGLADLSMRRLGTELGVQPSALYHHFPSKQALLAAVADEILERTLLPTAPDAPWDEQVAGICAWVRDATLAYRDGAELVATVWSFGLGASTPYEALVAALRRAPGADTGVERHELPEIGARTLLHFVFGHATDEQTQLQAASAGAIEDLPRGGADFAVGLGIILDGLRARVRA from the coding sequence ATGGCAGCAGTGCGCTACCACCGCGAGACGGTCGTCGCCCGCGCCGTCGAGGTGCTGGACCGGTTCGGCCTCGCCGACCTGTCGATGCGTCGCCTCGGCACCGAGCTGGGCGTGCAGCCGAGCGCGCTCTACCACCACTTCCCGAGCAAGCAGGCCCTCCTCGCGGCGGTCGCCGACGAGATCCTGGAGCGCACGCTCCTGCCGACCGCTCCCGACGCGCCGTGGGACGAGCAGGTCGCGGGCATCTGTGCCTGGGTGCGCGACGCCACGCTGGCCTACCGCGACGGCGCGGAGCTGGTGGCGACGGTGTGGTCCTTCGGCCTCGGTGCGTCGACGCCGTACGAGGCCCTCGTCGCCGCGCTGCGCCGCGCCCCCGGCGCGGACACCGGGGTCGAGCGGCACGAGCTGCCCGAGATCGGGGCGCGCACGCTGCTCCACTTCGTCTTCGGGCACGCCACCGACGAGCAGACCCAGCTCCAGGCCGCCAGCGCCGGCGCGATCGAGGACCTCCCGCGCGGTGGCGCCGACTTCGCCGTCGGGCTCGGGATCATCCTCGACGGGCTGCGGGCACGCGTCAGGGCGTAG
- a CDS encoding biotin transporter BioY: MTTDAATNADATHESARTPRGTATDLALIAAFAALIAALTYLGAIPVGGAGVPVTLQTFGVMLAGCLLGPVRGLLAVLLYLGLGFVGLPVFAEHTGGIGVLSQPSAGYLLSFPLAALVGGLLVTYAAGNAGKTRALVVFACSLAASVLVIHPMGIVGLMVQLDMTFVEAFKIDVVYWIGDLLKTALVALIAAEVHRAFPRLLRGR, encoded by the coding sequence ATGACGACCGACGCCGCGACGAACGCCGACGCGACCCACGAGTCCGCCCGGACACCGCGGGGCACCGCGACCGACCTCGCCCTCATCGCCGCGTTCGCCGCCCTCATCGCGGCCCTCACCTACCTCGGCGCGATCCCGGTCGGCGGCGCCGGCGTGCCGGTCACGCTGCAGACCTTCGGCGTGATGCTGGCCGGCTGCCTCCTCGGCCCGGTCCGCGGCCTCCTCGCGGTGCTGCTCTACCTGGGCCTCGGCTTCGTCGGCCTCCCCGTCTTCGCGGAGCACACCGGGGGCATCGGCGTGCTCTCCCAGCCCAGCGCGGGCTACCTGCTCTCCTTCCCGCTGGCCGCCCTGGTCGGCGGGCTCCTGGTGACGTACGCCGCGGGGAACGCCGGCAAGACCCGCGCGCTCGTCGTGTTCGCGTGCTCGCTGGCCGCGAGCGTCCTCGTCATCCACCCGATGGGCATCGTCGGCCTCATGGTCCAGCTCGACATGACCTTCGTCGAGGCCTTCAAGATCGACGTGGTCTACTGGATCGGCGACCTGCTGAAGACCGCGCTCGTCGCGCTCATCGCCGCCGAGGTGCACCGGGCCTTCCCGCGTCTCCTCCGCGGTCGCTGA
- a CDS encoding energy-coupling factor ABC transporter ATP-binding protein, whose amino-acid sequence MALIRLDAAGVTVPGPPAERTILAPTSLELTERRIGVVGGNGSGKSTLVRLLNGLVAPTTGRVLLDDLDVARRGAAVRRRVGFCFTDPAAQLVMPTCVEDVELSLRRTVRDRAARRAAAMDVLDRFGLAHLADVSVHALSGGQRQLLALAGVLATGPDVLVTDEPTTLLDLRNTRLVATTLFDLDVQLVLVTHDLDLAARCERVLVVEDGAVVADGPAEASIAAYVASVEAGEVGGSGR is encoded by the coding sequence GTGGCGCTGATCCGGCTCGACGCCGCGGGCGTGACGGTGCCGGGCCCGCCCGCCGAGCGCACGATCCTCGCGCCCACGTCGCTGGAGCTGACGGAACGTCGCATCGGCGTGGTCGGCGGGAACGGTTCGGGCAAGTCGACCCTCGTGCGGCTGCTCAACGGGCTCGTCGCCCCGACCACGGGGCGGGTGCTCCTCGACGACCTGGACGTCGCCCGCCGCGGCGCGGCGGTGCGGCGGCGGGTGGGGTTCTGCTTCACCGATCCCGCGGCCCAGCTCGTGATGCCGACCTGCGTCGAGGACGTCGAGCTCTCCCTCCGGCGCACCGTCCGCGACCGCGCCGCCCGACGGGCCGCGGCGATGGACGTGCTCGACCGCTTCGGCCTCGCTCACCTCGCCGACGTCAGCGTCCACGCGCTCTCCGGCGGTCAGCGCCAGCTGCTCGCGCTCGCCGGGGTGCTCGCCACCGGGCCCGACGTGCTCGTCACCGACGAGCCGACGACCCTCCTCGACCTGCGCAACACCCGACTGGTGGCGACGACCCTGTTCGACCTCGACGTGCAGCTCGTGCTCGTCACCCACGACCTCGACCTCGCCGCCCGCTGCGAGCGCGTGCTCGTGGTCGAGGACGGCGCCGTCGTGGCGGACGGGCCGGCCGAGGCGTCGATCGCGGCGTACGTCGCGTCGGTCGAGGCGGGCGAGGTCGGCGGGTCCGGCCGGTGA
- a CDS encoding energy-coupling factor transporter transmembrane component T family protein, with product MSRGIAVGLYQPGATPLHRLPPGPKVVGLAVASVTIVAVRSMPASFGFLAVALGLALLTGVSLRLLVRSTRPVLVAAVVVAAFQWWFYGRDKAIETLVDLVALAVLALCLTASTPVNAMLDAVVRWLGPFRRFGVVPERVSLAFALAIAALPGMVELALETRDAARARGLGRHPRSYLTPFVVRVVGRAQETGDALQARGLGD from the coding sequence GTGAGCCGCGGGATCGCCGTCGGTCTCTACCAGCCGGGCGCGACGCCGCTGCACCGCCTGCCCCCCGGGCCGAAGGTGGTGGGCCTGGCCGTCGCCAGCGTCACCATCGTCGCGGTGCGCAGCATGCCGGCGTCCTTCGGCTTCCTCGCCGTTGCGCTGGGCCTCGCGCTCCTGACCGGGGTGAGCCTGCGCCTGCTGGTGCGCAGCACGCGACCGGTGCTCGTCGCCGCCGTCGTCGTCGCCGCCTTCCAGTGGTGGTTCTACGGCCGGGACAAGGCGATCGAGACGCTGGTCGACCTCGTCGCGCTCGCCGTGCTGGCGCTGTGCCTCACGGCGAGCACACCGGTCAACGCGATGCTCGACGCGGTCGTGCGCTGGCTCGGGCCGTTCCGGCGGTTCGGCGTCGTGCCGGAGCGCGTCTCCCTCGCGTTCGCGCTCGCCATCGCCGCCCTGCCGGGCATGGTCGAGCTGGCCCTCGAGACGCGTGATGCCGCCCGGGCCCGGGGGCTCGGACGGCATCCACGCAGCTATCTCACGCCGTTCGTCGTGCGGGTCGTCGGCCGCGCCCAGGAGACGGGGGACGCGCTCCAGGCCCGCGGCCTCGGCGACTGA
- a CDS encoding NADPH-dependent FMN reductase has product MTAPVRVAALVGSVRTGSVNRRLAEALRDRAPEGVEVDIVDGLGDLPFYDDDVDAAGAPEAVQRVRERIAAADRVLFVTPEYNGRMPAVLANVIDWASRPYAAGAIKDKPFAVVGASFGRYGGVWAHDEARKSAVIAGGLVVEKGLSATPTTPDLSGDDQLVVDALAVLTELVENAPAAAVA; this is encoded by the coding sequence ATGACCGCTCCCGTCCGCGTCGCCGCCCTCGTCGGCAGCGTCCGCACCGGCTCCGTCAACCGCCGCCTGGCCGAGGCGCTCCGCGACCGCGCCCCCGAGGGCGTCGAGGTCGACATCGTCGACGGCCTCGGCGACCTGCCGTTCTACGACGACGACGTCGACGCCGCCGGTGCGCCGGAGGCCGTGCAGCGCGTCCGCGAGCGCATCGCCGCCGCCGACCGCGTGCTCTTCGTGACGCCGGAGTACAACGGCCGCATGCCCGCCGTGCTCGCCAACGTCATCGACTGGGCCTCGCGGCCCTACGCGGCCGGCGCCATCAAGGACAAGCCGTTCGCCGTCGTCGGCGCCTCCTTCGGCCGGTACGGCGGCGTGTGGGCCCACGACGAGGCCCGCAAGTCCGCCGTGATCGCCGGCGGGCTCGTCGTCGAGAAGGGGCTGTCGGCCACGCCGACGACCCCGGACCTGTCGGGGGACGACCAGCTCGTCGTCGACGCGCTGGCCGTGCTGACCGAGCTCGTCGAGAACGCTCCCGCGGCCGCCGTCGCCTGA